GTAGGTTTTTCCCTCTCGAGACACAAACGCGTGTCATCCGGGCTCCGATACAGTTCTGGTGGCTAAAGAGCAATGCCACTCTAGGGTTCTTTGAGTCGAGAAACGATCCTGCCAAGGACCCCGTGATTCTCTGGCTCAACGGCGGTCCTGGGTGTTCATCTATGATCGGACTGTTCGCGGAGGTAGGCCCAGCTTCCATACCCAACAAGGACCTGGAGCCGGTTCGCAACCCAAACTCGTGGAACAACAACGCCTCCGTCATATTCCTCGACCAGCCCGTCAACGTGGGCTACTCGCACAGCAGCCAGACGGTGGacacgtcggccgccgcggccaaggacgtgTACGCACTGCTCAACCTCTTCTTCCACAAGTACTCGCAGTACGCGAAGCTGCCCTTCCACGTCGCGGGGGAGTCGTACGCCGGGCACTACATACCCGCCATCGCGCAGGAGATACTCGACGCCAAGAACCCCCTCATCAACCTCAAGAGCATCATGATCGGCAACGGGTTGACGGAGCCGCTCACGCAGTACCAGTACTACAAGCCCATGgcgtgcggcgacggcggctacCCGGCCGTGGTCAACGAGACGGGCTgcaaggccatggacgacCTCTGGCCGGGCTGCCAGAAGCAGATCCAGCAGTGCTACcaggcgggcagcagcgccgagacgTGCGCgagcgccacgacgacgtgcaaCGCCCTCTTGGACATTTACGCCACGTCGGGGCAGAGCATCTACGACGTGAGAGGCCctgccggcgagggccaaAACTCGTACGGGCTCGAGTACCTCAACTCGGAAAAGGTCAGGAGGGCGCTGGGGGCCGAGGTGAAGACGTTTGAGGCGTGCAACATGACCGTCTACAACAGCTTCATCAAGGCGGGCGACTGGATGCGGCCCTCGTCCTTCCAGGTGGTGCAGGCGCTCACCAAGATCTCGGTGCTCATcttcgccggcgacgccgacttcATGGGCAACTGGCT
The genomic region above belongs to Purpureocillium takamizusanense chromosome 5, complete sequence and contains:
- the CPY1 gene encoding Carboxypeptidase C (SECRETED:SignalP(1-20~SECRETED:cutsite=ASS-LV~SECRETED:prob=0.5487)~MEROPS:MER0002010~COG:O~EggNog:ENOG503NWF4) is translated as MPRLPVSASLLVLLGGIASSLVLPLEGRESLSGRSPGQFLAGTENLLDQKWESIITGVDAVEDESLKGVPKWLGGDLASYVLRSRTVDPQSLKVDKVKQYSGYLDNKAVDKHLFFWFFESRNDPAKDPVILWLNGGPGCSSMIGLFAEVGPASIPNKDLEPVRNPNSWNNNASVIFLDQPVNVGYSHSSQTVDTSAAAAKDVYALLNLFFHKYSQYAKLPFHVAGESYAGHYIPAIAQEILDAKNPLINLKSIMIGNGLTEPLTQYQYYKPMACGDGGYPAVVNETGCKAMDDLWPGCQKQIQQCYQAGSSAETCASATTTCNALLDIYATSGQSIYDVRGPAGEGQNSYGLEYLNSEKVRRALGAEVKTFEACNMTVYNSFIKAGDWMRPSSFQVVQALTKISVLIFAGDADFMGNWLGNRAWTDALWWPGKGDFNRAESKPVAVAGKNDGYGEIKTASNLAFMRVYKAGHTVATYLPSEALDMMRRWTHGEWARM